The following are encoded in a window of Cyprinus carpio isolate SPL01 chromosome A13, ASM1834038v1, whole genome shotgun sequence genomic DNA:
- the syf2 gene encoding pre-mRNA-splicing factor syf2 — MASSAEVVAPSNEEETTDTPAAQKREERLRKFRELHFKRNEARKLNHQEVVEEDKRLKLPSNWEAKKARLEYELIVDQKKKECAERGEDYNRVKLLEISAEDAERWERKKKKKNPDPGFSGYAEAQLRQYQRLTKQIKPDMENYERQREECGEDFHPTSNSLIHGTHVPSKESVDRMVDDVEKQIEKRSKYSRRRAYNDDADIDYINERNAKFNKKAERFYGKYTAEIKQNLERGTAV, encoded by the exons ATGGCGTCTAGCGCAGAG GTTGTTGCTCCCAGCAATGAGGAGGAAACCACAGATACTCCAGCAGCtcagaagagagaagagagactcAGAAAGTTCAGAGAGCTTCATTTCAAGAGG AATGAGGCCCGTAAGCTGAATCATcaggaggtggtggaggaggacAAGAGACTAAAGCTGCCGTCAAACTGGGAGGCCAAGAAAGCCCGTCTGGAGTACGAGCTCATTGTGGACCAGAAGAAGAAG GAATGTGCAGAGCGTGGCGAAGACTACAACCGAGTAAAGCTCCTGGAGATCAGCGCTGAAGATGCAGAGAGATgggagaggaagaaaaagaagaaaaacccaGATCCAGGATTCTCAG gctacGCTGAGGCCCAGCTGAGACAGTACCAGAGACTGACGAAGCAGATCAAGCCGGATATGGAGAActatgagagacagagagaggagtg TGGAGAAGATTTCCACCCCACCTCCAACAGTCTGATTCACGGCACTCACGTCCCGTCGAAAGAGAGCGTCGACCGCATGGTGGACGACGTGGAGAAACA GATTGAAAAGCGCTCGAAGTACAGTCGCCGCAGGGCCTACAACGACGATGCTGACATCGATTATATCAACGAGAGAAATGCTAAATTCAACAAGAAGGCTGAACGTTTCTACGGCAAATACACCGCGGAGATCAAACAGAACCTGGAGAGAGGAACAGCCGTGTAA